The following proteins come from a genomic window of Helicobacter canadensis MIT 98-5491:
- a CDS encoding MBOAT family O-acyltransferase, which produces MVFSSYIFIFAFLPVMLAGFYGLKYFNQNFLAKLFLVLGSLFFYAFWEIKYLGILLFSIFANYGIALLILKSLSKNNSKKNNQAKFYLYFGIFFNLALLGFFKYTDFFLENFNLFSKIFQLDFSIPLPHILLPLAISFFTFQQIAFLVDCYKKIDVKDLEEDTFLGDSRIDFLDYCLFVSFFPQLIAGPIVHHKEMMPQFQTLFCNTWIEWDKIAKGVFIFSIGLFKKVFIADSFAKWANNGFSIVENGGFLNMAESWVTSLSYTFQLYFDFSGYCDMAIGLGLFFGIFLPINFNSPYKSLNITEFWRKWHITLGKFLKDYLYIPLGGNKGSKILTLRNLFIVAFLSGIWHGAGFGFVIWGALHGIAMCLHRAYGYLLESFNWQKSAFLQSRFYKILCWFLTFNFLNLTWIFFRAENLQGALNLLQGMFGIVWVELPEKARHIPKLLAQIEGRNETLFYLIIGFIVILCAKNSIELLEDFKPSWKNVLFAGILFYVSIVTLSITPYVEFIYFNF; this is translated from the coding sequence ATGGTATTTAGTTCTTATATTTTTATTTTTGCTTTTTTGCCTGTAATGCTTGCAGGATTCTATGGCTTAAAATATTTTAATCAAAATTTTTTGGCAAAACTTTTTTTGGTGCTTGGTAGCTTGTTTTTCTATGCTTTTTGGGAGATAAAATATCTTGGAATTCTTTTGTTTTCAATTTTTGCAAACTATGGAATTGCTTTATTAATCCTAAAGAGCCTTTCTAAAAATAACTCTAAAAAGAATAATCAAGCTAAATTTTATCTTTATTTTGGAATCTTTTTTAATCTTGCATTGCTTGGATTTTTTAAATACACAGACTTTTTCTTAGAAAACTTTAATTTATTTTCTAAAATTTTTCAATTAGATTTTAGTATTCCTTTGCCTCACATTCTTTTGCCACTTGCCATTTCGTTTTTTACTTTTCAGCAGATTGCTTTTTTGGTGGATTGTTACAAGAAAATTGATGTTAAAGATTTAGAAGAAGATACTTTTTTAGGCGATTCTAGGATTGATTTTTTAGATTATTGTTTGTTTGTTAGTTTTTTTCCGCAACTTATTGCAGGTCCTATCGTGCATCATAAAGAAATGATGCCGCAATTCCAAACGCTTTTTTGCAATACTTGGATAGAGTGGGATAAGATTGCAAAAGGTGTGTTTATCTTTTCTATAGGTTTGTTTAAAAAAGTTTTTATTGCAGATAGCTTTGCAAAATGGGCGAATAATGGATTTAGCATAGTAGAAAATGGCGGATTTTTAAATATGGCAGAATCTTGGGTAACTTCGCTTTCTTATACCTTTCAGCTTTATTTTGACTTTAGTGGATATTGCGATATGGCAATAGGTTTGGGATTGTTTTTTGGAATCTTTTTACCAATTAACTTTAATTCGCCTTATAAATCACTCAATATTACGGAGTTTTGGAGAAAATGGCATATCACTTTGGGCAAGTTTTTAAAAGATTATCTTTATATCCCGCTAGGAGGGAATAAGGGCTCAAAGATTCTTACGCTTAGGAATCTTTTTATTGTTGCTTTTTTAAGTGGAATTTGGCATGGGGCTGGTTTTGGGTTTGTGATTTGGGGTGCATTGCATGGGATTGCAATGTGTTTGCATAGAGCTTATGGATATTTGTTAGAATCTTTTAATTGGCAAAAAAGCGCATTTTTGCAAAGCCGTTTTTATAAGATTCTCTGTTGGTTTCTTACTTTTAATTTTCTTAATCTCACTTGGATATTCTTTAGAGCAGAGAATTTACAAGGTGCTTTGAATTTATTGCAAGGAATGTTTGGAATTGTATGGGTAGAATTACCAGAAAAAGCAAGACATATCCCCAAACTTCTAGCACAGATTGAGGGAAGAAATGAAACATTATTTTATTTAATCATTGGGTTTATTGTGATTTTATGTGCAAAAAATAGCATTGAGCTTTTAGAGGATTTTAAGCCCTCATGGAAGAATGTTCTTTTTGCGGGAATTTTATTTTATGTTTCTATTGTTACGCTTAGTATAACTCCTTATGTAGAGTTTATCTATTTTAATTTTTAG
- the purN gene encoding phosphoribosylglycinamide formyltransferase, with amino-acid sequence MLDSKVTKNGVVLESRIKRIAILFSGNGSNLEALIRSLNGKYFKKQGKFTPKDSQGFLIGGLEFEFVEATKEDQGAFRVEVVLALSNKAEAYGLERAKRLGVKTRVLESKNFAKREDFDKELVGILREYELDLCVLAGFMRILTPVFTSAIRAINIHPSLLPLFKGANGIKESFDSEMKLGGVSVHWVSEELDSGEIIAQGVIAKLESLEAYEAAIHCLEHYLYPLAVLEVISRDD; translated from the coding sequence ATGCTAGATTCAAAAGTTACAAAAAATGGTGTGGTTTTAGAATCTAGAATCAAAAGAATTGCGATTCTCTTTAGTGGAAATGGAAGCAATTTAGAAGCTTTAATTCGTAGCTTGAATGGGAAATATTTCAAAAAGCAGGGAAAATTTACTCCCAAAGATTCGCAAGGATTTTTGATTGGGGGATTAGAGTTTGAGTTTGTAGAGGCAACAAAAGAGGATCAAGGTGCATTTAGGGTTGAAGTTGTATTAGCTCTAAGTAATAAGGCAGAAGCTTATGGTTTGGAGCGTGCCAAGAGATTGGGTGTCAAAACACGGGTGCTAGAGAGCAAGAATTTTGCTAAGCGTGAAGATTTTGATAAAGAACTTGTTGGGATTTTAAGAGAATATGAGTTGGATTTATGCGTTTTGGCAGGATTTATGCGCATTTTAACTCCAGTTTTTACTTCTGCTATAAGGGCTATTAATATTCATCCATCGCTTTTGCCACTCTTTAAAGGGGCTAATGGAATCAAAGAAAGTTTTGATTCGGAGATGAAGTTAGGTGGGGTTAGCGTGCATTGGGTGAGTGAGGAGCTAGATAGCGGAGAGATAATCGCACAAGGGGTGATAGCTAAGCTTGAGAGTTTGGAGGCGTATGAAGCAGCAATTCACTGCTTGGAGCATTATTTGTATCCTTTAGCAGTGTTAGAGGTAATAAGTAGAGATGATTAA
- a CDS encoding glycosyltransferase family 2 protein gives MKKIKISAVLIVKNAEATLQECLDSLQNFDEIILLDNGSSDNTQKIAQDFNVLHKNLKIYTSEFIGFGALKNLAVSYASNDWIFSIDSDEVLESNTFELLAKLFSNLEDFPPSCTLIAMPRKNLYNGEWIKACGWYPDFVTRVFCKNYTRFNDNIVHESIVIPKDAKVLKLDSGLKHYAFNGISHLLEKMQRYSTLWAQQNANKASSPLKAIIHGSWTFFRNYIFKKGFLYGYKGFVISVCNGLGAFFKYMKLYENTIQKPKSVSLIITTYNQKEKLALVLDSVRDLSVLPTEVLIADDGSKEDTRELIESYARTFPCPLRHIWQEDRGFMLSAIRNQAIKAAKGEYIIIIDGDMILHPLFVADHLAFATPKVFLQGSRVILDSPASQAMLEARQNNQIKAYESAFNLGGFKAKRCRILARIIFEFSHLDSKFFDKKDFIKGIRGCNMSFYKSDCEAIKGFNENFVGWGREDSEFVARFLFNGGVFRRLKFAAVAYHIYHPENTRDMLESNHKIYLQTIKEKKILW, from the coding sequence ATGAAAAAAATAAAAATTAGTGCGGTTTTGATTGTCAAAAATGCAGAAGCGACACTACAAGAATGCCTAGATTCTTTGCAAAACTTTGATGAAATTATTTTGCTTGATAATGGTAGTAGCGATAATACACAAAAAATCGCACAAGATTTTAATGTATTGCATAAGAATCTTAAGATTTATACAAGTGAATTTATTGGGTTTGGTGCGTTGAAAAATCTTGCTGTGAGTTATGCGAGTAATGATTGGATTTTTAGCATTGATTCAGATGAGGTCTTAGAATCTAATACCTTTGAGTTACTTGCAAAACTTTTTAGTAATTTAGAGGATTTTCCTCCTTCTTGCACTCTTATTGCAATGCCACGCAAAAATCTCTATAATGGCGAGTGGATTAAGGCTTGTGGGTGGTATCCTGATTTTGTAACACGCGTGTTTTGCAAGAATTACACGCGTTTTAATGATAATATTGTGCATGAAAGTATTGTGATACCTAAGGATGCAAAAGTGCTTAAGCTAGATTCTGGACTTAAGCATTATGCTTTTAATGGCATTTCCCATTTGCTTGAGAAAATGCAGCGTTATTCGACTCTTTGGGCACAGCAAAATGCCAACAAAGCTTCAAGCCCATTAAAAGCAATCATTCATGGAAGTTGGACATTCTTTAGGAATTATATCTTTAAAAAAGGCTTTTTATATGGTTACAAAGGCTTTGTGATTTCGGTGTGTAATGGACTTGGTGCTTTTTTTAAATATATGAAACTTTATGAAAATACTATTCAAAAACCCAAAAGCGTTTCGCTCATCATCACTACTTATAATCAAAAAGAAAAGTTAGCATTAGTTTTAGATTCTGTAAGGGATTTGTCTGTGTTGCCCACAGAAGTGCTGATTGCCGATGATGGTAGCAAAGAAGACACAAGAGAGCTAATAGAATCCTATGCACGCACCTTTCCTTGTCCGCTTAGGCATATTTGGCAAGAAGATAGGGGTTTTATGTTAAGTGCGATTCGTAACCAAGCCATAAAGGCAGCAAAAGGGGAGTATATCATTATCATTGATGGTGATATGATTCTTCATCCATTATTTGTTGCAGATCATTTGGCTTTTGCTACACCAAAGGTATTTTTGCAAGGCTCGCGCGTGATTTTGGATTCTCCTGCTTCACAAGCAATGCTAGAAGCAAGACAAAATAATCAAATAAAGGCTTATGAAAGTGCTTTTAATTTGGGAGGATTCAAAGCAAAGCGATGTAGGATTCTAGCACGAATTATTTTTGAATTTTCGCATTTAGATTCGAAGTTTTTTGATAAAAAAGATTTTATTAAGGGTATCCGAGGATGCAATATGAGCTTTTATAAATCCGATTGTGAAGCCATTAAGGGCTTTAATGAAAATTTTGTGGGTTGGGGGCGTGAGGATAGTGAGTTTGTTGCCCGATTTTTATTTAATGGTGGAGTGTTTAGACGATTGAAGTTTGCCGCAGTGGCTTATCATATTTATCACCCTGAAAATACGCGTGATATGCTAGAATCTAACCATAAAATTTATTTGCAAACTATCAAAGAAAAAAAGATTCTATGGTAA
- a CDS encoding glycosyltransferase family 4 protein, whose protein sequence is MKIVLTIGDLSIRGGAERVVVNFAETLYENGHRVEILSFYRSNETLPYAISPQIKVSFMHKKSQDSMRKKPLYKLYYKIYESYLLNKMYPNADVIIFNNSPHFPFFKNPKTCYIKFVHSAFKRFLKRFNSFDALVVLSGRQIEIWKKYHQNVVVIPNFIKAFLDQTSDLNQKRVLCVGRITPNDEKGFLRLVDIWEIVQQNSKNKEWKLCIIAGVESPKEEPFKEKLERKIIQKNLQNSVILKPFSNEIYKEYLQASFYAMTSYAEGLPMVLVEASSCGLPCIAFDINTGPSDIIENRVSGFLVQDGDLQGYARAMQKLMENEELRHKMGSKAKEIVEEKFSKRKVLEQWEELFKVLKNKNRIA, encoded by the coding sequence ATGAAGATTGTTTTGACAATTGGGGATCTTAGCATACGAGGTGGTGCAGAACGCGTGGTGGTGAATTTCGCTGAGACACTTTATGAGAATGGACATAGGGTTGAGATTTTGAGTTTTTATCGTTCTAATGAAACATTGCCCTATGCGATTTCACCGCAGATTAAAGTTAGCTTTATGCATAAAAAATCACAAGATTCTATGCGAAAAAAGCCATTATATAAACTTTATTATAAGATTTATGAAAGCTATCTTTTAAATAAAATGTATCCTAATGCTGATGTGATTATTTTTAACAATTCTCCCCATTTTCCTTTTTTTAAAAATCCTAAAACTTGCTATATTAAATTTGTGCATTCTGCATTTAAGCGTTTTTTGAAGCGATTTAATTCTTTTGATGCTTTGGTGGTTTTGAGTGGCAGACAAATTGAGATTTGGAAAAAATATCATCAAAATGTTGTGGTGATTCCAAATTTTATTAAAGCATTTTTAGATCAAACTTCAGATTTAAATCAAAAGAGAGTGTTGTGTGTTGGTAGGATTACCCCAAATGATGAAAAAGGATTTTTGCGACTTGTAGATATTTGGGAGATTGTGCAACAAAACTCTAAAAACAAAGAATGGAAGTTGTGTATCATCGCAGGAGTCGAATCACCAAAAGAAGAGCCTTTTAAAGAAAAGCTAGAGCGTAAAATTATTCAAAAAAACTTGCAAAATTCTGTGATTCTTAAGCCCTTTAGCAATGAGATTTACAAAGAATACTTACAAGCAAGTTTTTATGCTATGACAAGCTATGCAGAAGGTCTCCCTATGGTGCTTGTGGAGGCAAGTAGTTGTGGGCTACCTTGCATTGCTTTTGATATTAATACAGGACCAAGTGATATTATTGAAAATCGGGTGAGTGGATTTTTGGTGCAAGATGGAGATTTACAAGGCTATGCAAGAGCAATGCAGAAGCTTATGGAAAATGAAGAGCTAAGGCACAAAATGGGATCTAAGGCTAAAGAAATCGTGGAGGAAAAATTCTCTAAACGCAAAGTTTTGGAGCAATGGGAAGAATTATTTAAAGTTTTAAAAAATAAAAATAGAATCGCTTGA
- a CDS encoding glycosyltransferase family 8 protein, with translation MFHIFFSADKNYIPYTAVLITSIIKNTNPQKSFKDFCTTPSDSLPSLDYPRLQYDNLDKLDKSEGYVFHILSDSIPKDLQTKLQNFIQELSAFYPCTLQIHIINDIDFAHFPISGAAHSSHLPYYRLKWQDYIKPAPQKCLYLDSDMLVLCDLRELFALDLKDNIAGIIGDCGSKNRKIKYQENNYKKTFYFDENYFNSGFLLINSKQYIKEQIWEKCENLAKKCTYIKAADQDLLNFTIPINKRLKLPFAYNFQCITLLYVLCKDECKNRLNYTREAFNKSFKNPKILHYGEKPWRYLQSYQDYKGNNINDIWWEYAQQTPIFGDKLLKQKSQISDYKLFAILGYYALLYTTNFLGYFNLSKLLKSDNDSKLLQEVSKIPDSQFGLCCVLGEVILYARKHNKNLLNIIPKIYKIKKHYKKYATHKQAIKS, from the coding sequence ATGTTTCATATTTTCTTTAGCGCTGATAAAAACTACATTCCCTACACTGCCGTTTTAATTACAAGCATTATTAAAAACACCAATCCACAAAAAAGCTTCAAAGATTTTTGCACCACCCCAAGCGATTCTTTGCCAAGCTTAGATTATCCAAGATTACAATACGACAACTTAGATAAACTAGACAAAAGCGAAGGTTATGTCTTTCATATTTTAAGCGATTCAATCCCCAAAGATTTACAAACCAAACTTCAAAACTTCATTCAAGAGCTTAGTGCCTTTTACCCCTGCACTCTTCAAATTCACATTATTAATGACATAGATTTTGCTCACTTCCCTATTTCAGGTGCTGCCCATAGTAGCCACCTACCCTATTACCGCCTAAAATGGCAAGATTACATCAAACCCGCTCCGCAAAAATGCCTTTATTTAGATTCAGATATGCTTGTTTTGTGTGATTTAAGGGAATTATTTGCCCTAGATTTGAAAGATAATATCGCTGGAATCATCGGCGATTGTGGTTCCAAGAATCGAAAAATCAAATACCAAGAAAATAACTATAAAAAAACTTTTTATTTTGATGAAAATTACTTTAATTCTGGATTTTTACTGATAAACTCCAAGCAATATATTAAAGAACAAATTTGGGAGAAATGTGAGAATCTAGCCAAAAAATGCACCTATATTAAAGCCGCCGATCAAGATTTACTTAACTTCACAATCCCTATAAACAAACGCTTGAAACTCCCCTTTGCATACAATTTTCAATGCATTACCCTGCTTTATGTCCTTTGCAAAGATGAATGCAAGAATCGCCTAAACTACACAAGAGAAGCCTTTAATAAAAGTTTTAAAAACCCAAAAATATTGCATTATGGAGAGAAGCCTTGGCGATATCTCCAAAGCTATCAAGATTACAAAGGAAACAATATTAATGATATTTGGTGGGAATATGCCCAACAAACCCCTATTTTTGGAGACAAACTGCTTAAACAAAAATCACAAATAAGCGATTATAAACTCTTTGCTATTTTAGGCTATTATGCACTGCTATACACCACTAACTTTTTAGGTTATTTTAATCTCTCCAAACTCCTAAAAAGCGATAATGATTCTAAACTTTTACAAGAAGTCTCCAAGATACCTGATTCGCAATTTGGGCTTTGTTGTGTGCTTGGGGAAGTGATTTTATATGCTAGAAAACACAATAAAAATCTCTTAAACATCATCCCAAAAATCTATAAAATCAAGAAACACTACAAAAAATATGCCACCCACAAACAAGCAATAAAATCCTAA
- the rfbA gene encoding glucose-1-phosphate thymidylyltransferase RfbA, giving the protein MKGIVLAGGSGTRLYPATLGVSKQLLPIYDKPMIYYPLSVLMLAQIQEVLIISTPKDTPRFEEIFGDGSWLGMKISYCVQKSPDGLAQGLILAEDFIQKDEIALILGDNVFYGQGFSPMLLEAKQRTKEGMATIFPYRVKNPKSFGVVEFDSKGKVLNIEEKPQNPKSNFAVTGLYFYDNEAISIAKSLKPSSRGELEITDVNNVYLKQGKLYAQSLGRGFAWLDTGTHDNLIEASSFVQTIELRQGYKVACLEEIAYHNGWIGEQLLLERASLLKKSGYGDYLNKILEQDI; this is encoded by the coding sequence ATGAAAGGTATTGTTTTAGCAGGAGGAAGTGGGACTCGGTTGTATCCAGCAACTTTAGGAGTTTCAAAGCAACTTCTTCCTATTTATGATAAGCCAATGATTTATTATCCATTGTCTGTTTTAATGTTAGCACAGATTCAGGAAGTTTTGATTATTTCTACCCCAAAAGACACTCCGCGTTTTGAAGAAATATTTGGGGATGGAAGTTGGCTTGGGATGAAGATTAGCTATTGTGTGCAAAAATCTCCAGATGGTTTAGCACAAGGGTTAATTTTGGCAGAAGATTTTATTCAAAAAGATGAAATAGCTTTGATTTTGGGTGATAATGTGTTTTATGGGCAAGGGTTTTCACCTATGCTTTTAGAAGCAAAACAAAGAACAAAGGAAGGAATGGCAACTATTTTCCCTTATCGTGTTAAAAATCCTAAGAGTTTTGGAGTTGTAGAGTTTGATTCTAAAGGCAAGGTATTAAACATAGAAGAAAAACCACAGAATCCTAAAAGTAATTTTGCAGTTACAGGACTTTATTTTTATGATAATGAAGCTATTAGTATTGCAAAAAGTCTAAAGCCTTCATCGCGTGGGGAATTAGAAATTACGGATGTTAATAATGTCTATTTGAAGCAGGGTAAATTGTATGCACAAAGTTTGGGTAGAGGATTTGCTTGGCTTGATACTGGAACGCATGATAATCTTATTGAAGCTTCTAGTTTTGTGCAGACTATTGAGCTTAGGCAGGGTTATAAGGTGGCTTGTTTGGAGGAGATTGCTTATCATAATGGCTGGATTGGAGAGCAGCTACTTTTAGAGAGAGCAAGTCTTTTGAAAAAAAGTGGCTATGGAGATTATTTGAATAAGATTTTGGAGCAGGATATTTGA